The genome window GCGACCAAGGAGCTCGGGCTCGACAGCATCCCGGCGGTCATCAAGGACACCGCCGACGAGGACATGCTGCGGGATGCCCTCCTCGAGAACCTGCACCGCTCCCAGCTCAACCCGTTGGAGGAGGCGTCGGCTTACCAGCAGCTCCTCGCGGACTTCGGCATCACGCAGGAGCAGCTGGCGACGCGGATCGGCCGCTCGCGTCCCCAGATCACGAACACGATCCGCCTGCTGAAGCTGCCCGCGCCTGTGCAGTCGCGCGTGGCGGCGGGCGTTCTCAGCGCCGGCCACGCCCGTGCGATCCTCTCGGTGGGCGAGGACGAGGAGGCGATGGTCCGCCTCGCGGACAAGATCGTGAATGAGGATCTGTCGGTCCGTGCCGCCGAGGCGGCGGCGAGCAAGGCGCCGAAGCCGGTTCGTACCAAGGCCTCCCCCGGCAAGCACCGCGGGCACCTCGACGAGGTAGCCGAGCGCCTCGGTGACCGCCTGAACACCCGCGTCAAGATCACGCTCGGCGCCCGCAAGGGTCAGATCGTGGTGGACTTCGCGACGATCCAGGACCTGAACCGCATCCTGGACGAGATCGGCCAGCCGACCTACAGCAGCTCGACGGTCCGTTTCACGTGAAACGTCCGCGGACATGACAACGGGGAGGCCTGACCAGGCCTCCCCGTTTCACGTGAAACCCCGGCTACTCCCCCGCGTCAGCGATGGCGGCCGCGGCGAGCGTCGCATAGACGTCGCCGAGGTCGCGACCAGAGGCGGCGATCGCCTGCGGCATGATCGACGTCTCGGTGAGCCCGGGCAGGACGTTCGCCTCGAGGAACCACGGCACACCGTTCGCGTCCACGATCAGATCGACCCGCGAGAGGTGGCGGAGGCCGAGAGCGGAGTGGGCCGCGGTGGCTGCGGCGGAGACAGCCTCCGTCGTGTTCGAATCGAGTCGCGCCGGAACGTAGAACCGGGTCTCCCCCGCGTTGTACCGGGCGTCGAAGCTGTAGGTGCCCTCGATCGGCTCGATTTCGACCGGGGGAAGCGCGATCGGGCCGTCCCCGGTGTCCAGCACTGCGACGGACACCTCGACCCCGTCGATCTTCTGCTCGATCAGTGCGACGTCGGCATACGTGTAGGCGTCGACCATCGCGCGCGGCAACTCGTCCGCGGCCGTGACGATGGTGACGCCCTGTGCTGAACCGCCGTGGGCCGGTTTGACGACGAGCGGGACCTGGAACGCACTCATGACTGTCGCCAGCACGCTGTTCGCGCCGAGCTCCCGGAAGGTCTCCTTCGGGAGGGTCACCGACGCCGGCGTCGAGACACCCGCACGCGCGACCACCGTCTTGGCGGTCGGCTTCGACCAAGCGAGTCGCGCAGCGTCGGTCGTCGAGCCGACGAAGGGCACTCCGGCGAGCTCCAGGAGCGCGCGGAGAGCGCCGTCCTCTCCGCTCGACCCGTGCAGTGCGGGCCAGACGACGTCCGGCCGGGTGTCGGTGAGGAAGCCGAGCAACTCACCGTCGGGCTCGCGCACCGTCACGCGGTGACCGAGCGACTGCAGGCCGTCGGCGACCCGTCGTCCGCTGCGCAGCGAGATGTCGCGCTCGTGCGAGATGCCGCCGGCGAGAACGACGATGTCGAGGGCTTCTTTTTGGGCCATGATCTGCTCTTTCTCTGGGCGGACGGCCCGGTCAGCGGAGGTCGGTCGGCGGGTTCGGGCTGGTGCGGTCGGCGCGCGCCGCGGTGAGCGGGCCCGTGCCGGCGAAAGTGTCCAGGAGGTCCTGCTCGCCGTTGATGACGTTGGCCAGGCGGCGGACGCCGACCTTGATGTTCTCCGGCGTGGGGTAGCAGAACGACAGCCGGATGTTCTGCGCACCCGACCCGTTCCCGTAGAACGCAGTGCCCGGCGTGTAGGCGACCAGCTCGGTCACCGCGCGCGGCAGCATCGCCTTCGAGTCGAGGTGCGGCGGCAGCGTGAGCCACACGTAGAAGCCGCCGTTGGGGTTCGTCCAGGACAGCTCGGGGAGGTACTCCTCCAGCGCGGAGATCATGGCCTCCTTGCGCTCCCGGTACACGCCGCGGAACGTGTCGATCTGCCCGCGCCAGTCGGCGTCGCGCAGATACTCGGAGATCACGAGCTGGCTGAAGGAGCTCGGACTCAGCACGGCCGCCTCGTTGGCGAGGATCAGCTTCTCCCGGATGGCGTGCGGGGCGAGCGCCCAGCCCACCCGGAAGCCGGGCGCCAGGGTCTTCGAGAACGTGCCGAGGTAGACCACGCCGTCGCGCTCGACGGAGCGCATCGCCGCAGGCGGCTTCTCGCCGAAGTAGAGCAGGCCGTACGGGTTGTCCTCCAGCACGAGGATGTCGTTCTGGCGGGCGATCTCGAGGATCTCCAGCCGGCGCTCCCACGACAGCGTCACTCCGGCAGGGTTGTGGAACGTCGGCACCGTGTAGAGGAACTTCACCCGCCGGCCCGCTGCCTTCAGCCGCGCGATGTGCTCGCGCAGGGCCTGCGGGATCATGCCGTGCTCGTCCATCGGGACGTGGTCGACCTCCGCCTGGTAGGAGCGGAAGATCACCATCGCCGTCACGTAGCTCGGTCCCTCGGCGAGCACGACGTCGCCCGGGTCGATGAACAGCTTGCTGAAGAGCTCCAGCGCGTGCTGGGACCCCGTCGTGACGATGACATCGTCGGCGCTGCCGCTGATCCCCTCGAGCGCCATGACCTCCAGGATCTGCTCCCGCAGCGCGGGAACGCCCTGACCGGAGCCGTACTGCAGCGCAACCGGACCCTGCTCGCGCATGACGCGGTCCATCGCGCCGACCACGAGGTCCTCGGGGAGCGCCGCGACGTACGGCATGCCGCCGGCCAGCGAGACCACCTCGGGGCGGCTGGCGACGGCGAACAGGGCTCGGACCTCACTGGCGGCCAGGCCGCTGGTGCGCTGCGCGTAGTGGTGATACCACGGGTCCAGATTGTTGCCCTGCTGGCGAGGGCTGCCCTGTTCTGTCACGAATCGTCCGTTTCTCGTGTCGTTCATTCATGCTAGGGGCGGCACGTATCCCTCTGGAAATCGAGCCGACTCCCGGATACACGAAAGACCCGCCCGGCGGATGAGCGCCGGACGGGTCTGACAGTGTGTGGAAGCTGCCTGGCTGTCGCGCTACGCGAGGTAGGCGGCCAGGTCGGCCTCGAGGGCGGGCTTCGGCTTGGCGCCGATGACGGTCTTGACGACCTCGCCACCCTGGTAGACCTTCATCGCGGGGATGGACGTGATCTGGTACTTCGCCGCGGTCTGCGGGTTCTCGTCCACGTTGAGCTTGACGATCTCGATCTTGTCCGCGTGCTCGGCGGCGATCTGGTCGAGGATCGGGCCGACGGCCCGACACGGGCCGCACCACTCGGCCCAGAAGTCCACGAGGACGGTCTTGCCGCTGCTGAGGACGTCCTGCTCGAAGGTGGCGTCCGTGACGGAACGTGCTGCTGACATAGTTGCTGTTTCTCCTTATGCGGTGGTCGTGAGTTCGAGATCGCCGGCCGCGCCCTCCACGGCGCGCTCCAGCAGGTCCTTGGGGAGGGTCGTGAGGTAGTGCTCGGCGTCGAGCGCGGCGACCGTCCCCGACGCGGCGGCGGTGACCGCCTGCCGGTAGGTGGGGTC of Leifsonia shinshuensis contains these proteins:
- a CDS encoding ParB/RepB/Spo0J family partition protein is translated as MAAKRTGLGRGIGALIPTSDQSTRPVDVFFPESSSAVMTEELVAVPGARLANLSPASIVPNAVQPRVEFDRDALDELVASIREVGVLQPVVVRPVVGQPDKYELIMGERRLRATKELGLDSIPAVIKDTADEDMLRDALLENLHRSQLNPLEEASAYQQLLADFGITQEQLATRIGRSRPQITNTIRLLKLPAPVQSRVAAGVLSAGHARAILSVGEDEEAMVRLADKIVNEDLSVRAAEAAASKAPKPVRTKASPGKHRGHLDEVAERLGDRLNTRVKITLGARKGQIVVDFATIQDLNRILDEIGQPTYSSSTVRFT
- the trxA gene encoding thioredoxin — encoded protein: MSAARSVTDATFEQDVLSSGKTVLVDFWAEWCGPCRAVGPILDQIAAEHADKIEIVKLNVDENPQTAAKYQITSIPAMKVYQGGEVVKTVIGAKPKPALEADLAAYLA
- a CDS encoding D-alanine--D-alanine ligase family protein encodes the protein MAQKEALDIVVLAGGISHERDISLRSGRRVADGLQSLGHRVTVREPDGELLGFLTDTRPDVVWPALHGSSGEDGALRALLELAGVPFVGSTTDAARLAWSKPTAKTVVARAGVSTPASVTLPKETFRELGANSVLATVMSAFQVPLVVKPAHGGSAQGVTIVTAADELPRAMVDAYTYADVALIEQKIDGVEVSVAVLDTGDGPIALPPVEIEPIEGTYSFDARYNAGETRFYVPARLDSNTTEAVSAAATAAHSALGLRHLSRVDLIVDANGVPWFLEANVLPGLTETSIMPQAIAASGRDLGDVYATLAAAAIADAGE
- a CDS encoding aminotransferase class I/II-fold pyridoxal phosphate-dependent enzyme; amino-acid sequence: MTEQGSPRQQGNNLDPWYHHYAQRTSGLAASEVRALFAVASRPEVVSLAGGMPYVAALPEDLVVGAMDRVMREQGPVALQYGSGQGVPALREQILEVMALEGISGSADDVIVTTGSQHALELFSKLFIDPGDVVLAEGPSYVTAMVIFRSYQAEVDHVPMDEHGMIPQALREHIARLKAAGRRVKFLYTVPTFHNPAGVTLSWERRLEILEIARQNDILVLEDNPYGLLYFGEKPPAAMRSVERDGVVYLGTFSKTLAPGFRVGWALAPHAIREKLILANEAAVLSPSSFSQLVISEYLRDADWRGQIDTFRGVYRERKEAMISALEEYLPELSWTNPNGGFYVWLTLPPHLDSKAMLPRAVTELVAYTPGTAFYGNGSGAQNIRLSFCYPTPENIKVGVRRLANVINGEQDLLDTFAGTGPLTAARADRTSPNPPTDLR